From Phragmites australis chromosome 5, lpPhrAust1.1, whole genome shotgun sequence, a single genomic window includes:
- the LOC133919542 gene encoding uncharacterized protein LOC133919542: MGMRCKKHPHQAGGGVCATCLRDRLLAVAAARNGASSPPPPQAPPVPEPVAFPRSVSPYVSRRKSDSSGGRGALRHHPSLLFFRTPQVGPAYGGGGALEEGDIGYEYEKRRAGKFSLLATLFGHHHHRSEDKHQGGAKERKKHSWFAGIMPRRRKKQAPAAPASPPSAPPRRSCRVVSNRGLSPERNSHGGSGEESSSPADPPWRPSPSPMRRTPCRRRQTNSMSSGFAVCLSPLVRPSPGRRHRAVQPPDQCTFSCELRPSQLHSLSSAASITRCRSRKLADGSRFQ; the protein is encoded by the coding sequence ATGGGCATGAGGTGCAAGAAGCACCCGCACCAGGCCGGCGGCGGCGTCTGCGCCACGTGCCTCCGCGACCGCCTGCTCGCGGTTGCCGCGGCCCGGAACGGCGCGTCCTCGCCCCCACCGCCGCAGGCCCCTCCGGTACCCGAGCCCGTGGCGTTCCCGAGGTCGGTGTCGCCGTACGTGTCCCGCAGGAAGTCGGACTCGTCAGGCGGGCGCGGCGCGCTCAGGCACCACCCGAGCCTGCTCTTCTTCCGCACGCCACAGGTGGGGCCCGcatacggcggcggcggcgcgctcgAGGAGGGCGACATAGGCTACGAGTACGAGAAGCGGCGCGCCGGCAAGTTCTCGTTGCTCGCCACGCTCTtcggccaccaccaccacagatCGGAGGACAAGCATCAGGGAGGCGCCAAGGAGCGCAAGAAGCACTCTTGGTTCGCCGGGATCATGCCGCGCCGCCGTAAGAAGCAGGCCCCGGCAGCccccgcctcgccgccgtccgCCCCGCCGAGGCGCTCGTGCCGCGTGGTCAGCAACCGGGGGCTCTCGCCGGAGAGGAACAGccacggcggcagcggcgaggagAGCAGCTCGCCCGCGGATCCCCCTTGGCGGCCATCCCCTTCCCCGATGCGGAGGACCCCGTGCCGGCGCCGCCAGACTAACAGCATGTCGTCGGGCTTCGCCGTCTGCCTCAGCCCGCTCGTGCGGCCCAGCCCGGGGCGCCGCCACCGCGCCGTCCAACCGCCGGACCAGTGCACATTCTCCTGCGAGCTCCGGCCATCGCAGCTCCACAGcctctcctccgccgcctccattACTCGCTGCCGGTCCAGGAAGCTCGCCGACGGCAGCCGCTTCCAGTGA